The following coding sequences are from one Geodermatophilus normandii window:
- a CDS encoding heavy-metal-associated domain-containing protein, producing MSTATYTVTGMTCSHCVTAVTEEVSGLPGVTDVRVDLPSGGLTVTSDAPLDDDAVRAAVEEAGYEVAGR from the coding sequence ATGAGCACCGCCACGTACACCGTCACCGGCATGACCTGCTCGCACTGCGTCACCGCGGTCACCGAGGAGGTCAGCGGCCTGCCCGGCGTCACCGACGTCCGTGTGGACCTGCCCAGTGGCGGGCTGACCGTCACCAGCGACGCCCCCCTCGACGACGACGCCGTGCGCGCCGCCGTCGAGGAGGCCGGCTACGAGGTCGCCGGCCGCTGA
- a CDS encoding metal-sensitive transcriptional regulator, whose translation MTDPESAPGHVHGYLHRKDDHLKRLRRIEGQARGLQRMVEDEKYCIDILTQVSAMTSALQSVALSLLEEHLSHCVAEAVASGGPEADAKVREASAAIARLVRS comes from the coding sequence GTGACCGATCCCGAGAGCGCTCCCGGCCACGTCCACGGCTATCTCCATCGCAAGGACGACCACCTGAAGCGACTGCGCCGCATCGAGGGCCAGGCCCGCGGGCTGCAGCGCATGGTCGAGGACGAGAAGTACTGCATCGACATCCTCACCCAGGTCTCGGCGATGACGTCGGCCCTGCAGTCGGTCGCGCTGAGCCTGCTCGAGGAGCACCTGTCGCACTGCGTCGCCGAGGCCGTCGCCAGCGGCGGCCCGGAGGCCGACGCGAAGGTCCGCGAGGCCTCCGCCGCCATCGCCCGCCTCGTCCGTTCCTGA